The region ACGCTAATCGAATCGTTGATCGGCAAAATGAGGTCATCATCACGCTTTCCCCCTGAAAGTACGGATATCGGTTAAATGAACGCGATTCCAGCGAGTGCGCCGGCGGAAACACTCACAGTATTTTAtgattgcaatattcacaggAGCCACGCAAGTAACCGAAGAAGACATCCTGAACAGTAGAATCCCACGACTTTAGTTCTCCACGGATACGCCGATTTTGAAGACGGTTCGCGGTTGTTTACGTTTCGGTCGCGACAACTGCGTGATATCGCGAGGTACTGCGTGATGCTCCACAGCCTACGGATTTATGAGACCGCGTGTCACACGAAATGCAGACTCCGTGAAGAATTTGAAAAACCACAGTTGGAAACCGTTCGTTTCGGATTCTTTTAGTGTGTTCAACCAAGAGTCAAGAGGAGAGTACAATTGTCCTGTTTACGTGTCATTTTTATTATGGCTacaaaatttaaaattgtttattctATCTATTCGCAGCAGACCGAGCTCATCTCGTAAAAGTGTTAACTCTCATCGTTCAATACTATCTCTATGCAAGGCAATAAGTATCAGGTATAAGCATGAGCTATAAGTATCTAATTACCGTCCTATCGAATAAAGAAACGTATACCGATGAATTTTACTGACGATCACAGTTGCTTAACGGTTAAACGAGCTAAATGAGAAGTCGACGTGAACTATGAGCAGTTGAACGATGTGGTATGGTTGACTACAATAAATAATACGAGTTCAATTTCACTATGGGAGATGCTTTCTATGGGTTTAAGATAATAAATACTGTCCTTCGCGGTAATTGTTAAAAATAGACACTGATTCTGGCTAGCACGTGACGATATGCTATGAGATATGCTTTCGAACGAGAACGACGTTTTCGTTTTAGATGCCTAGAGATTTCCATATATAGTCCGGTTAGGTCTGTATGCCAAAGTACACGTACTCTCTGCACCAGGTTAACGTTTCGTCCTCGTTGTTGCAGCACATGGGAAACACTAGCGATGATTTCGTAACCTTTGAGCAGCGTTGGCACAGCTCATTAGTGTCTTCCTGtaaaagcaaagaagaagaaaaaaagaaaatccgttTAATAATTCTCCTACTTAAAGATCCCGATCTTGTACGACATGATCATGAAGCATCGAAATCTACTTACATCCTCAAAGCACTTCTTCACTCGATCGTAATCAATGTCGAAGCCATCATCATAGTTTGACGATCTTTTATGATGTcgtttatgctttatgctatCGCCTTCGCCCAGTCTAAACCGCAGCAAATGATCTAACAGTTTCGCCTGACTCTGCAGTTCAAGGTCCGTCGAGGGCCTGGCAGTGATTTGTGGAACGATGCTGGACAAAAGCACCAGGACTAGTGCTAGTTGAAGGTAGATAACCAACTGTAGACGAAACAAATGAGAAAACACATCACGTTAATCATTGAATTTAAGAAGAAATGTACAAAATGAAACCCTCATTGAATGCACTCTGGTGCACTGCATCACATGGAGTAAGATGGCGCTCTGAAGGGCAAAGTGAAGCAGGACCTCGATTGGACATTGTTCGAGTAAACAATTCACACATGCTGTTGATAAGTCACATGTCTGTTCGGACTATGGCGATTCGCAGAAAGAGACAAGCAGATAGACGGCTCTTCCGGCTCAGCGAAATGCAATCCACCCCCACACAGTACTCTAAGGTAGATTAAGGTTGAATAATCAACCGGCACCCAACCCGCGTGAAATCGGCGTGATCAATACGGTGAGGTGAGTAATCGTAAGGAAAACATTCCAGCAAAGACTCGCCGGCCAAGGTGACATCCTGCAGTGCCTTTTAACCCCTGCGTTCGCGTACAATAATGATAACCATGACACCATCTGCTGGCGTAACCCTATTTCAAATGGCTAGTCACCCACCACTGGTGTGGACCACAGCAAAGTGTTGTCTCCGAGCGAGATTCTGGATTATTCCAAACATTCTCGCTCTGTCCAGCAAGGACTAGCTACGGTGGCAAACAAAGCCAGTTCGACTGACCATCTGCTGGCGGTGTGACGTGGGGCAAACACCATTCATGACATCACCAATGTCATGCTCCTTGGGAGGTACGATAACCTCCGTCCATCCGGGAGGATTAACAAGCTCAAATTGCATCACTACTGCTACCCATGCTACCGCACAAACCCGGGGCCGAGGTCAAGAGAGATGAAAagtatgtaaaaaaaagaaccgatCGAGACTAGAGTATGCGAGGGCGAGGGAGGGTGCGCAGAGGCATCAATGCCGAATTGCCAAAGGAGGTGTCGAAAATTCCATCACAACAGCCCAAGAGCAGAAGAGCCCGACGGTTGCTAGGGTGACTACAGTTGCTAAGATGAAAATTAGGTTAGCCAACTCGGGGGGCACTTGCCCCAATCAACGGCTTATGATCCTCGCCGCGCCTCGAGGGTCCGTCGTGTTCGCTTCATGCTACGTCACAGATTCACGGCTTGGCCCACTGGCGGTGTGACCATCGGGCAACG is a window of Anopheles aquasalis chromosome 2, idAnoAquaMG_Q_19, whole genome shotgun sequence DNA encoding:
- the LOC126572840 gene encoding uncharacterized protein LOC126572840, with product MEFQRNKLVIYLQLALVLVLLSSIVPQITARPSTDLELQSQAKLLDHLLRFRLGEGDSIKHKRHHKRSSNYDDGFDIDYDRVKKCFEDEDTNELCQRCSKVTKSSLVFPMCCNNEDETLTWCREYVYFGIQT